The Deltaproteobacteria bacterium GWA2_45_12 genome segment CCGCCGCAACAGCCTGGATTGTCTTGGGTAAACCTGATTTGTCCATGATCTTAAACGGCTGCTTGGCGGGCCTTGTGGCCATTACAGCCCCTTGCGCTTTTGTAAGTGTGGGAAGCTCGATCATCATTGGAGCCATTGCCGGGGTGCTTGTGGTTCTGGCAGTCATCGGTTTTGACAAAATTAAAATTGATGACCCTGTCGGAGCTCTTTCGGTGCACTTGGTCAACGGTATCTGGGGAACTTTGGCTGTTGGGCTTTTTGCTCAGGACAAGCTGGTTGCAACAGCGACCGGCAATGGTCTTTTCTTTGGCGGTGGGATGTCGCTTTTTATGACTCAGCTCATTGGTGTTTTGGCCGTGGCTGCTTTTACCATTGTGGGATCGTTGATCGCCTGGCTCATCATCAAAGTGTTATTCGGGCTGCGTGTGTCCGAAGAGGAAGAACGCGAAGGCTTGGATATTGGGGAACACGGGAACATTGCTTATCCCGATTTCCAGTCTTCAACCGGACACATCTAAACTTGACGCGCTGTCAGACTGTCGCCCTGTCAGACTGCCAGAATCGGTAGTCTGACAGACGACACAAAGACAGTTCGAAGTCCTATGAAAAAAATAGAAGCCATCATCAAACCGTTTAAACTAGATGAAGTAAAAGAAGCCCTGACCGAAGCCGGTGTAAAGGGAATGACGCTCACTGAAGTGAAGGGCTTTGGGCGCCAGAAGGGCCATACCGAACTCTATCGTGGAGCCGAATACGTTGTTGATTTTTTGCCCAAGATCAAAATTGAAATTGTGGTGAAAGATGACGAAGTTTCAAAACTGGTTGATTCCATCCAGAATGCTGCACGAACGGGGGCCATTGGAGACGGCAAGATTTTTGTGTCTCCTGTTGAAGGAGTCGTACGTATTCGTACCGGCGAAAAAGGAGAAACAGCGATCTAAAATGGAATT includes the following:
- a CDS encoding transcriptional regulator (indirectly regulates nitrogen metabolism; at high nitrogen levels P-II prevents the phosphorylation of NR-I, the transcriptional activator of the glutamine synthetase gene (glnA); at low nitrogen levels P-II is uridylylated to form PII-UMP and interacts with an adenylyltransferase (GlnE) that activates GlnA); the encoded protein is MKKIEAIIKPFKLDEVKEALTEAGVKGMTLTEVKGFGRQKGHTELYRGAEYVVDFLPKIKIEIVVKDDEVSKLVDSIQNAARTGAIGDGKIFVSPVEGVVRIRTGEKGETAI